A window of Coregonus clupeaformis isolate EN_2021a chromosome 28, ASM2061545v1, whole genome shotgun sequence contains these coding sequences:
- the LOC121586034 gene encoding actin-binding Rho-activating protein: MENNDAPVEFNDDRTVCVASVKGLKENWQRWSNKHQEYQKHNPFSNDRGAMMSVTAQQQGLQRDQDGYGRPLEGSLTEQRGRDAHVHISREVEELCQAIRDIGESRGGGDEGGGERPVVTVEFGKLFEHYVNISNKVVGILLRARKQGLISFEGEMLWQGQDDKVLITLLQ; the protein is encoded by the coding sequence ATGGAGAACAACGATGCACCCGTCGAGTTTAACGATGACAGGacagtgtgtgtggcgtcagtgaAAGGGTTAAAGGAGAACTGGCAGAGATGGTCCAACAAGCATCAGGAGTACCAGAAACACAACCCCTTCAGTAACGACCGGGGGGCTATGATGAGTGTGACTGCCCAGCAGCAGGGTCTCCAGCGGGACCAGGACGGCTACGGGAGGCCCCTGGAGGGCTCCTTGACAGAGCAGAGGGGCCGGGACGCCCACGTCCACATCAGCCGAGAGGTGGAGGAGCTCTGCCAGGCGATCAGGGACATCGGGGAGAGCCGTGGCGGTGGGGACGAAGGTGGCGGGGAGAGACCTGTGGTGACGGTGGAGTTTGGGAAGCTGTTTGAGCACTATGTGAACATCTCCAACAAGGTGGTGGGGATCCTGCTGAGGGCCAGAAAACAAGGCCTGATCAGCTTTGAAGGGGAGATGCTGTGGCAGGGGCAGGATGACAAGGTCCTCATCACACTGCTACAGTGA
- the LOC121586033 gene encoding histidine triad nucleotide-binding protein 3 — protein MATNEGSEPANVYISKTNVDRGEGYDKKCIFCKVVNNEMGTELLHVDEEVSCFRDIKPGAPHHYLVVPTRHVGNCKSLSKEHVSLVKKMVETGMEILKKNNVLDLSDIRFGFHWPPFCSVSHLHLHVLAPASQMGFMSRLFYRPNSYWFVTADQLIQQLNSKGETN, from the exons ATGGCAACCAACGAGGGGTCAGAACCTGCAAATGTTTATATTTCTAAAACAAACGTAGATCGAGGCGAAGGATACGACAAGAAATGCATATTCTGCAAGGTTGTCAACAATGAGATGGGCACGGAGCTTCTTCATGTT GACGAGGAGGTCTCGTGCTTCAGGGACATCAAGCCTGGAGCTCCCCATCACTACCTGGTTGTGCCCACGAGACATGTTGGAAACTGTAAATCACTCAGTAAAGAGCATGTGTCATTAG TAAAAAAGATGgtggagacagggatggagatcCTTAAGAAGAACAATGTCTTAGACCTCAGCGATATCAG GTTTGGCTTCCACTGGCCCCCATTCTGTTCTGTCTCTCACCTGCACCTCCATGTGTTGGCACCCGCCAGTCAGATGGGCTTCATGTCCCGCCTCTTCTACAGACCCAACTCCTATTGGTTTGTCACG GCAGACCAGTTGATTCAGCAGCTGAACTCTAAGGGAGAGACCAACTGA
- the LOC121586032 gene encoding nuclear receptor coactivator 7: MGVAYSIEEVDHLYTKDNNIRHRKNPSYLVVENDKLAVIDKLFHDPAAPAAKNWEIITVKDSVKRRRSVCSSVESNRSEDEEPEDFLPVLRNHSQLLNDHHIESLANHMPARTQGYPWNLVYSTAIHGTSLKTLYRQMAQIDSPVLLVIKDMEKKVFGAFSSHPFRVSDCCYGTGETFVYSFDPEFKAYRWSGENSYFIRGHMDSLQIGGGGGRFGLWLDADLYHGASYACHTFNNQPLSTQQDFRVQDLEVWTVQ, translated from the exons ATGGGAGTCGCTTACAGCATTGAAGA GGTTGACCACCTCTACACCAAGGACAACAACATTAGACACCGCAAAAATCCCAGCTACCTGGTAGTGGAGAACGACAAGCTAGCTGTGATTGACAAGTTATTCCACGACCCTGCTGCCCCTGCCGCCAAAAACTGGGAG ATCATCACAGTGAAGGATTCAGTGAAGCGTCGACGGAGTGTGTGCAGCTCAGTGGAGAGTAACCGCTCTGAGGACGAGGAACCTGAGGACTTCCTTCCTGTTCTCAGAAACCACAGCCAGCTCCTCAACGACCACCACATCGAGAGT CTAGCCAATCACATGCCAGCAAGGACACAGGGGTATCCATGGAATCTGGTCTACAGCACAGCCATTCATGGCACCAGCCTGAAGACTCTGTACAGGCAAATGGCCCAAATCGATAGTCCTGTGCTTCTGGTCATCAAAGACATGGAAAAAAAG GTGTTTGGTGCCTTCTCCTCCCATCCCTTCAGAGTGAGTGACTGTTGCTATGGAACAGGAGAGACTTTTGTCTACAGCTTCGACCCTGAATTCAAG GCATACAGGTGGAGTGGTGAGAACTCGTACTTCATCAGGGGCCATATGGACTCTCTACAGATTGGTGGAGGAGG GGGGCGTTTTGGCCTGTGGCTGGATGCTGATCTGTACCACGGTGCCAGCTACGCCTGTCACACCTTCAACAACCAGCCCCTGTCCACCCAGCAAGACTTCAGAGTGCAGGACCTGGAGGTCTGGACTGTCCAGTGA